The genomic stretch CCCCGTCGTTGGCCTCTCCCTGACCAATGAATATCCAACTTGCCCCCCCATTGCTGCTGTAGGAGATATCAATAGAGAGCGCCTGGCCATCCTCATCGGAGGCCTGCCACCGGATCTCCGTGCCCCGGAGTTTCTCTCCTCCGTTAGGATAGGTAAGGGTCACCACCGGGGCAGATGGATTATCAACGCTAAAGACAGCATTGGAGACATCTTCATGGGCCAGTCCTGTATCGTCCTGGGCCCTCACTTTAATCAGATAATTTTGTCCATCAGCCACACCGGTCGTGTTCCAATCAAAGCTACCATCATTGGTCTCACCTGTGGCTATCACCTCCCAGGTGAGGTCCCCACTCCGTCGGTAATAAATATCTATCAGCAGTGGATCGCCATCGGGATCGTTGGCCTGCCAGGTGATAGTCCGGGTGCCGCTCCAGGTCTCACCGCCGTTGGGTTGAAGAACCTGAACTACCGGGGAGTAAGGGTGATTATCGATTTTGAAGGCCCCTGAGGTGTCTGAGGCAGTCGATGTCCCATCCGAGATAGTAACGGCCACCCTATACCCTCTTCCATCAGCAACCGTGGTGGTATTCCAGGGATAGAGGCCGTCATTGGCCTCATTATCAGCCAATAGTCTCCAGGTAGTCCCACTATCGGCGCTTACTTCTATCTTAAGGGTGAGGATATCCCCCGGATCCAGATCCCGGCCGTCCCACTTGATATTCTGAGTCCCTGACCAAATGACGCCTGTGGTCGGCGAAGTCAAAGCCACCGTCGGAGAATGGGCATCATTGTCAATGGTAAAGGCCGCCTCTGAAGTATCATTGCCGCTGAGACCATCAGCATCAATAGCCGTAACCCGGACCAGGTAATCCGTGGCATCACCTACTGAGGTCGTATCCCAGGAATAGGTTCCATCATTGGCTTCATTGGTGGCAATGGTATACCAGACACCATTCACTCGATACTCGATAGTGATACCGCTGATATTTCCATCAGTATCTACCGCCGTCCATTGAATCGTCCGGGTACCGCTCCAATGTTCACCGCCATTAGGGGAGATGAGGCTGACCGTTGGGGCATAAAGATTATCGACCGCAAAGGCCCCATCAGACTCATCTTGAGTAGGTGGAAGGGCGCTTCCATCGCTGGCCTCCACCCTTATCCGGTAATTGGTGCCTTCAGGAAAACCTTTTGTCTGCCAGAGGTAAGAGCCATCATTAACCTCGTTGGTAGACAAGGTCTGCCACCCCGTCCCGCTGTTGTAATATATATTTATGACCAGTAAGTCGCCATCTGCATCGGTGGCCTGCCATTTAATCTCGGCCGTTTCCTTCAGATTCTCCCCGCCATTAGGAAAAAGCACTCTCACTTGAGGCGCCCGGTTATTGTTATTCACCTTAAAAACCTTATCCGATTGATCCTGTCCGATGGTATTGCCATCATTGCCGGTGATCCGGATAAGATAATTATTTCCATTAGGAACGCTGAGTGTATTCCAGAGATAACTACTCACACCCTGAAGACCAGCGGCGATATTCAACCAGCTCGATCCCCCGTTAGGACTATATTCGATGGCGACGAGCGGACTGTCTCCGACATCCTCGTCACTCAACTGCCAGGTGATGGACTTATTCCCGCTCCAATTTTCCCCGCCATTAGGTGAGGTCACACTTATCTGCGGGGCATGGGGGATATTATCGATCATAAAGACCCCATCCGAGGCGTCGCTAACCGTATAGGTCCCGTTATTAGCCGTTACCATAATCCGATAATCAGGGCCTTCAGCCATCCGGGTGGTATCCCAGGAGAACTGGCCATCATTGATCTCATTGGTGGCTAAGGGGTAAGAGTCCCCATTGTCCACCTGATAGTAGATGCCTATGGTTAAAGCCTCCCCATAGTGGCTGACCGCCGTCCATTTGACCCAGACTATCCCGTTTAGCTTTTCTCCACCATTGGGACTTAATACCTTAACCTCCGCTAATATCTTTTCCGTCTGGGTCTGAATCTCATTAGAATAACCTAAATAGCCCAGGGCATTATAGGCCTTAATCCGATATGAATAAGGCGTGTTATCAGGAAGACCGCTATCATTGTATGTAGTTACACCTGCCGAAACCTTGCCTATCTCTGCATATACCCCGCCCTCAGATTTCCTCTCGACCGCAAAACCGGTCTCATTATCAGAGGTATCTACCCAACTCAGGGCGATATGAGAAATAGAGCGGCCAGTTACTTGAAGATTAGTAGGAATGGAAGGCGGGCCAGTGTCAACTGCATTGGAATAAGCTGATTCGCCTAATAAATTGTAGGCCTGCACCCGGTAGTAAAGGTGAACATTTAAACTATGAGAATTATCAGTATAAGTAGCCACATCGGCGGTAACTATGGCTATTCCCGTGTAACTTCCGCTTCCCTCCTTCCGCTCGATTCTAAATCCCTGCTCATTATCCGAATTATCTGTCCAGGTGAGAATAATACTGGAAATACCCGCTATGGCCAAATTGGTGGGAGCAGCCGGCGGTCCAACCTTGACTTCATTAGAATAATCAGAATTCCCTGCCACATTATAGGCCCGGACCCGGTAAGAATAATCTGTATTCGGGATAATTCCAGTATCACTATAAGTAGTTACATTGACTCCTACTGTTCCGATTTCCACGTAACTTCCCGAACCTGTCTTTCTCTCAATCCTAAAACCATCTTCATTATGTGAGTTATCCTGCCAGAAGAGATTGATTTGGCTGCTTGAGATAACTTGCGCCGAGAGATTGGTTGGGGCGGATGGCGGAGCGTTCTGAGTAGTGGCTGCGGCCTCATTGGAATATCCTGAATAGCCGATGGCATTAAAGGCCCTGACCCGGTAGGTATAAGTTACCGCCGGGAGAAGCCCGGTATCACTGTAGGTTGTCACGCCAGTCGAGACAGTGGCTATTTCAGCATAGCTGCCGCCACTTGTTTTTCTTTCGATGGAGAAGCCGGTTTCATTGTCGGAATTATCCTGCCAGGAGAGATCAATCCGGGTATTGGAAATGGCCGTGGCATTAAGATTACCCGGATTGGAAGGAACTGTATCCAGGGTAGTAGCAGAGGTGGTATTGGAATAGTCAGAATTAAAGGTCCCCCGATATGCCCTCACCCGGTAATAGTAGGTCGTAGTTTTGGTTAGACCCTGGTCTGCATAAGAAGTTGAATTGGCCGGAGCCGTAGCTATTTGAGTAAAATTAATCCCCTCCAGACTCCTTTCAATCTTAAAGCCATTCTCATCAGTTGAATTATCCTGCCAGGCAAGGTTGATCTGAGAGCTTGAAGCGGCCTGAGCCGAAAGATTGGTCGGGGCATTAGGCGGGGCCTCTTCCGTGGCCGCGCTATCCTCGTTGGAATAACCTGAGTAGCCGGCTCCATTAAAGGCCCTGACCCGGTAGGTATAAGTGGTGGCCGGGGTAAGACTGGTGTCATTATAAGTAGTCGTCCCGGCTGAAACCGTGGTTATCTCGCTAAAGACACCACCGGTTGTTTTTCTTTCGATAGAGAAGCCGGTTTCGTTGTCTGAATTATCCTGCCAGGAAAGGCGAAGTTGAGTGCTTGAAATAACCACGACATCCAGGTTGGTCGGGGCAGCCGGAGGAGTAGCTGAGGTAGTGGCCGCCGCCACGTTGGAATAATTGGAGTTGTTACCAGCACATCCATTCCAGCTATGAAAGGCCTGGACCCGGTAGTAATAAGTTGTGTTAGATGTAAGATTAGTATTGCTCCACGAAGTCGTCCCGGCGCCAAGTGTTTGGACTACAGTGTATGTGGTGCTGCTCGTTCTCCGTTCCACGTAAAATCCAGTCTCATTGGCAGAATTATCCTGCCAGGCAAGATTAACTTGAGTGCTTGAGACGGCAGTGGCCGTTAGATTTCCTGGCGCGGCAGGCACATCACCTGGACTATTAGCCACGGTATACATAGCGGGGATCATAACCTCAACAGGTATCACCTGTCCTAAGGTGTTGGATAACTCAGTAAAGGAAGAGTCAAGACTAATATTACTTGAGTCACACCAATTACCTTCAAGGACATTGAAATTAATCTTAAGTAATTCTCCGGACCCACTTTTCCCAGAAAAGCTCTCATAGCGAATAATTGCCCTGGCCCATCCTGCCGTATTATCGGCATTTACATTTATAATAGGGGCATCTGACACCAAACCCCCTTTCAGTATGTTTGAGGCAAAAGGCGTTGGAATAGTCAAAATAGTAGGATCAAACTCTACCTCCATCTGTAGGGAATATAGATCAGTAACCGTAGTTGTTTCTACAGTGGCCGTAAAAGGAATATTAGGGACGACACTGCCCGGACCATTGACCGTCAAGGTAGCTGCTTCCGCCGAGCCCAAGGTAATGAGCCACACGCCTATCGCTAAAAATATGGTTAATTTGGTTTTCATAATACATTCCTCCCCCTTTTTTGCTGTGATTTGAGTTGAGTTGTAGTAGGTCTATCTTCATACCTTCGTGTCTTGGTAGTGAAAGATTATCACCACCAAGACACCAAGCCACGAAAATTGGGGCCGGTGGTAGGTCTTTGGCTGACCCACCACCGGCTTTTTGTGGTCTTACTTCAACACAATCATCTTCCTGGTCGAGGTAAAATCACCTGCCTTCAACTGATAGAGATAAACCCCGCTGGCTACCTCATATCCCTGGTTATCTTTACCATCCCAGTAAGCAGCTTTCTCTTTAACCTCGTATATCCCGACTGCCTTTTCACCCAGATCAAGGGTCCTGACCAATTGACCGGAGAGTGAATAAATATTAATCACTACCTTAGCTGACTGGCTCAGACCAAAGGGTATCCAGGCCTCAGGATTGAGAGGATTGGGATAGTTCTGAGAGAGGAAAGACCGGATTGGTCTCACCTCAGAATTAAGAAGCTCAAAGGGAAGCTCAATAGCCTGATTACTGCCCAGGGTAATCTCCTTTATAGAGATATCCCCGGCTGAAGCTACTGAAGCCAGTGTAATCTTCAAGAGGTCTCCGGAACCACTTACCCCGGATACGCCGGGCATATTGAGTAAGACCCTCAGTCTACCCTGCTCATTTTGGATATTACTCAGGAGACGAGCCCCCTGGGTTAAACTCCCGGCTTCCACCTTTTCAATCCTCACCCTGGCCGGATCATAGCTGAGGTCACACTGGAGGGTATCAAAACCCTTAACTTCGCTGACAGACAAGGTAAGTTCCCTGGTAGCCACCCCTCTCATCTTCAGTTTGGCTATTTCCTCCGGCGTGGTAATCTTAGTCGGCGCTGGGGCCGAAGGTAAGCCCAGAATAATCCGCTCAATCGCCGTAATATCGGCTGAGCTTACCTTGCCGTCCTGATTAGCATCGGCATTAGCCCAATTGCAGTAGCAGTCGCTGTCAAGGCCCAGAAGGCATCTCTCTAACTTGGTAATATCCAAGATATTAACCACTCCATCACAGTTGACATCACCCCGCAGAGTCGGCGTGGGGAAGGGTTGGCCGCTTATACAGATAGTCGTGTCACTTATATCCATCACGCATATCTCCTGGGCGGCAGTGTCGCCCATGGTCGGGCTATCACTTAAGGTGCTGCAGTTGGTGCTACGGAGGTCAAGGGTGCAGCACGTCCCCACATCTCCTATCGCCCAGAGATATATCTCGACTAAGGAGGTGTCAGAAGTAGTGGTAACCCAACTGTCCACATCTAACATATTGACCAGAAACTCGATGGTTCCAGTCGTGGTATCCATATCTACCATCAGATTCGTCCCCGGGTGAACCGAAGTGTCAGTAGCATCTCCCAACTGGACGGTAGGCGTAGCAAAGCAATTGGTGTCATAAGTAAGGCAAGCGTGAAGTGTATCCATGTAATAAACGGTATCACACATTATATCGGCTCTAAACTGGGTCCCCTGGGCTACAGTATCGCCGCTAGCCACTTGAACCCAGAGATTGGTCCAATTGATAAAGTTTTCCTCAGAAGGGTCACTCCACTCAGAAGCACCGGCCAGATTCCAGCCCTGCACCCTATAGGCTACCGTGCAACCTTGGAGATCGAGGGCCGTAGTGTCAAGATAGGTGGTATCCGAGGTCGAGGCTATCGTAGTCCATGCGGTATAAGGGGAACAACTTGAACTTATCTGAATCTCAAAGGTATCCTCACTATCAGCCGGGCTGCCCCTATCCCAGGTCAATCTGACGCCGGAATCAGTGGCCACGCATTGGAAGGTCTTCACCACGTTAGTCGGGCTATCAGGTTCATTCACCTGGGCCCAACTGGGGGTGTTCATTTCCATATATTCGATACCGGAGTCGTCGACACAGAGTGTCCACGTAGCGGGGTCAGCGCTGTCACTTTCGTCAGCCACTTTCATATAGAGCCTGCCCTTGGCTGTTTGATGAGCGGAAATAAAGACCACCGAATCTCCGCTGTCGCCTACGAAATAAGAAGATACCTGAGTAGAAGCAATGATATCACTGATCACATCCACCACGGTTCCATCGGGACGCCTCACGTAAATATTGGTGGTATCTCCAGGGCTACTGCATCGATCAGAAGTAAAGGTGATGGTATCGCCGGTAGAGGTTATGGCCGGGTCCATATCATAGGCATCGTGGTTGGTTAAATTAGTCAATCCATTACCGTCCATGTCCATCCGCATGATCTCCCAATTATTATTGGTCCCCCGATTGGATTGGAAAACAATGTAAGTTCCATTGTGGGACGGCGCCTGGTTATTATAACCATCATTGGTTAACCTTGCCTGGCCGGTCCCATCTGTCTCCACCTTATATATCTCCCAATCACTCTCACCACTCGGAACAGCGGAGAAAACTACCCACTCAGTGCCTGTCGTCCTACTGGTGGAAAAAGCTGGTTGAGCCGCTGTATCCATAGTTTCACTGAGCGTCGTCTCAACTCCAGTGAAGATATTCTTCTTATATATCCCAAACTTACCATTCTTCTTGGCCGCGAAAACTACCTCTCTACCATCGGGTGAGATGCAAGGATCGATATCATCATAGGCATTGTTAGTCACCTGTTTTGGTTTTGTATCCGGAAAATCGAGGTAATAAATCTCCCAATCTCCCTTGCCATCATTATCAGGGTCGTCAAAGCCCTCAAAGACGAACCGGTCTATCTGGGCCATAGCCTGGCCTGCAAAAACAAAACCTAAGCTCAAGACAACCAGTAAAGCCAACATCCAACCATTTCCTCGTTTCATAACCTACCTCCTTATGTTTTTAGGTCTTTGGGTGGTCTTTGTCCCCCCATTGTCTTGCCCGAAATTAATCCACATTATTGTGGATTCGACAGTTAAAAGTTCTCCCTAAGCCATTGGTATTGTTGGTGTTTGTAAGCCGAGCCGCCTTTAGAGGTAAATGTTCTATTCTAAATGGGTTAAGCTTAAAAACCCGTGAGAACTTTTTAACTGTCAAGTATGGACAGAACCAATAATTCTCCTATGGCCCCCTTGCTTCTGTCATAATATCCCCTCCTGTTTTTGTTTAGCGGTCTGGTTCATCGTTTGGTCCAATCGGAATAGAGTCGACCGTCCACAAAGTCCACCTAGTCCACACCGTCCACATAGTCCACACCGTCCACCTGGTCCACCTAGTCCACATAGTCCACACCGTCCATAGACGGCAGCTCGCCGGCTATTGACCCTGAACGGTTCTAAGAGTGACCGAAACGATAACCCAGGCCTAGTGCCTTGTCACGTTAGTATTTATGGGTAGAGTAGGGGCGAATAATTATTCGCCCCTACCTCCTCCTTTTGCAAGGACGATTCGCGAATCCGCCCTTACTGTAGGGGCACGTTACAACGTGCCCCTACCGCCTTGTCAAGATAGAAGTTATCTGTTAGTGCTTGTCTTTATGCCGAAAGGTTAAATTACCCAAATAAGCAATCATAAGGGTTACCCTTACAAAAGATGAACCCATTAAAGCAAGCTTGACAAGGCACTAGACTCAGATAAGATTTAATGGGATAGGCTTTAAATGGACACAACTATGGTGAGATCTTAGGAGGGTTTTTAAAAAAGAAAATCTCCCTGGCTTTTTTAACAAGCACAAGGAGAATCAGGGAAAATTAGCGGGCTAGATACTGTTGTATCTGAAGAAATTAGAGGAAATACACTTGGGATGCAGTTATTTATTATCCCGGACCAAACATGGATGATCCCTACACCAAATCCCTTTTTAGCCTGATAGCTTCTTTCCTCCATGAAGAACCAGCCCTTTCTTGGAAAATCTCTGTGAGCCACGATCAATTATTAGGTAGTCTGTTGGGTCTCATTTCAAAACCCAACCTGCCTGGCATGATTGTTGTAAGACTTCCTTCCACTGCGTTACAGGCTCGGCCATCTAAATCAACTGCTCAGTATACGGCTTCTTACCCATAACACCTACCATTTTTAGACTAAGATCACCGACTGGTTTATTTTAATAACTTCTTGCCTGGATATGACCTTCCATTCAAATAAATTTAAAGTTATTTGTAACTACTCAGGCAGATAGGCTGAAATTCAATAGCCTTCAGTCTCCCGCCTATTCACCTGCATAATTACAATCGTTTTTTATTATACCAAATAATCGGCCATTTGTCAACAAAAATTTTCAACCTTGCAATTAGAAATTATAAGCAATGAATTAAAATTTTCCCTATACCCTGTCAGGGCTTGACCTTATGGAATACTATCATTCCGTAGATTGGAATCTACGGCTAAATTCCTTTACGCCTTCGGCGTATAAAATAGGATATATTAATAAAACCCGTTCCCTGATTTTCATCAGGGCAAGTTCTGACAGAACCTGCTCCTGACAGGCTCTGGAGTTCAGGAATCATTATGAAAGCCCGAAGGGCGGCAGTATATTAGCCGTAGGTTTGAACCTACGGAACATTAGATTGAAAATTAATTAAGCCCCGCAGGGGCGAAGGAAAAAATCCGACCTGTATGGTTAGGTTGTAGACTACTGACGCTGAAAGCGTCAAATTTTTTTTATGTTTCTTATCTACGTCCCCCATCTTTCCAAAAAAGAGACAATGACCACCCTAAGAGCTAAGAAAGATTACCGCAGAGGGCAGAGAGAAAACGCTGAGTATATCATTCATCTTCCTCTTTAGGTCCGCCTCCGAACCAGCCTTCAAAGACAACTCGACTGGCAATCGCAAAGCCAAGTAATCCCATATTCTCGCCCGTATAAGCCGCCATAAAACTCCAGTAGCCCCCAGGGAAGTCCTGGAGATACCACCGGAAAAAGACCCAGATCAGCCACACCACGGCTATATCAAAAATGATATCGAAGATCCAGATACCCCAGAGCAGATCCCTATCTTCATCTTCAAATTCCGGGGCAAGCCACTTGAGGGCGCGATAGGTAGAGAAGGTTAAGAATAGATTAACAAGGGCAATAAATAGGTAACCCATTTTCTGTTCATGTTCTCCTTGTCCCCCCATCCTCAATATTCTATCCCTTCTCGAGCCGGGATGCCCTGATCATAAGGGTGTTTCAGTGGGACCATTTCCGTGACTAAATCTGCCCTTTCCATCACCTCGGCAGGGGCATACCGCCCGGTAAGAATAAGTTCTACCTTGTCCGGTTTTTGCGAGATTAGATCAAGGATGACTTCCGGTTCTACCAGACCAAGATGGAGGCAGTTGTTTATTTCATCCAAGACAATAACATCGTATTGCCGACCCGTCAAAAGGCGGTTCACTTCTTGTAAGAGGCTGTTTATTTCAGACTTGACTCGCGATCTTTCCTCCTCTGTAGGGTGGGGGAATCGATATCTCTGCTGGCTTTGAATGACCCTGATGCCTAATTTCCTAAGAGGGCTAAGTTCACCACTTGAGCCGGGTTTCAGGAACTGGACCAGACACACCGTGAGCCCCCGACCTAAAGCCCTAATGATCTGGCCAATCGCGGCCGTAGTCTTGCCTTTACCTTCCCCGGTATAAATCTGAGTAAGCCCTTTTCTCATTTCGGATACGGACTGTGTGGACGGTGGACTCTATCCCGATTTGACCCCAACAATAAACAAGACCCACCATCGGCCTTATTATTCACCTCATCGTCGAAAACTCCCGGCCGTGGTGGGTGACCTTAATAATAGGTTGGGAGAGATAAGTCGGGATTTCCTGGCCAATGAGCCGGTAGACATTCATCAGGTGGGTTCTAAAGAGTAGATCAAACTCCCGGTCGTTGTATGAGCCGTGTTCCTCCCCATACCACCAGCACCAGTCACTTCCTTCAGCGATATAAATCTCCTGCCAGGCCTGCTCTCTTGCCTTTTGATCGGCTTGTCCCTTAGCCTCTTGCTCAAACTTAACCAGGGCCTGACGGGCCGCATAAAGGTAATTCCAGGCAGTATTATCCTCTTCATGTCCGATCCATATCTTGAAGTTGTTATTGATCCAAGAACCAGGAAATAGTCTAGGCAGGGTCTCAGCCGGCGGATGATCCTTTAGATATTCACTGGCGGTGACTGTCTTTATCCATAGGTCGGCACTTAATTTTTGGTAAAGCAAACCCAGGAAATCCCAGCCATCATTTTCATAGTATTCCCAGGCATTTTCACCATCCATAATGATAGCCACCAGGTGATCCCCGGGGAAATTATTAACAATCTTGCGGATGACATGCAACCGTCCCATCAGATCAGCCACGGCCTCTTCTGTATCCCACTGCCAATATTCAAAACTGAGGAGATTACTCAGGGTGGTATCCCGAAAGATGCAGTCTATCTGATATTCTCCTATTCGAATACGATACGGTTGGAACTTGACATGAAAACTAAACTCAGAGAAATCAGGACTATTCTTTAAGGTGTTGGCCAAGATAGCCTCATCAGTGGCTATCCAGTTGATCCCTCGCTTAGCCATCATCGGAATGATGGCTTCACTGACTGATCCTTCAGCAGGCCACATCCCACGGGGCGGTCGGTTAAAATGTTTCTTATAATAAGAAATAGCTGCTTCTACCTGGATTTCAGCATCTTCTGGGTGGACGAACCGATTCCTGGGTAATGGCGCCTCAGGCATAGCCCTCAGGGTAATATCTGTGTCACAAAGCAAAGGAAGGATAGAGTGATAATAAGGCGTAACCGAGACCTCAATCTGACCGGCTTCCTGGAGTTTTTGGTAAATAGGCAGGATCCGGGCCATAACCTCCATCTGTTTTTCAAGGACTGCTCGTTTATCCGCTTCAGTAAAGTTCCGATCTTTTTCGATCAGGGCTTTAATCGTCTCATCTCTGGTTTTGAAGAAGGGATCAAACCAGGCCAAATTAAACCAGACCTGAAGGTCCCTGAAGTCCTGCACGCTAAATTCTTTAAGG from bacterium encodes the following:
- a CDS encoding dockerin type I domain-containing protein, with product MKRGNGWMLALLVVLSLGFVFAGQAMAQIDRFVFEGFDDPDNDGKGDWEIYYLDFPDTKPKQVTNNAYDDIDPCISPDGREVVFAAKKNGKFGIYKKNIFTGVETTLSETMDTAAQPAFSTSRTTGTEWVVFSAVPSGESDWEIYKVETDGTGQARLTNDGYNNQAPSHNGTYIVFQSNRGTNNNWEIMRMDMDGNGLTNLTNHDAYDMDPAITSTGDTITFTSDRCSSPGDTTNIYVRRPDGTVVDVISDIIASTQVSSYFVGDSGDSVVFISAHQTAKGRLYMKVADESDSADPATWTLCVDDSGIEYMEMNTPSWAQVNEPDSPTNVVKTFQCVATDSGVRLTWDRGSPADSEDTFEIQISSSCSPYTAWTTIASTSDTTYLDTTALDLQGCTVAYRVQGWNLAGASEWSDPSEENFINWTNLWVQVASGDTVAQGTQFRADIMCDTVYYMDTLHACLTYDTNCFATPTVQLGDATDTSVHPGTNLMVDMDTTTGTIEFLVNMLDVDSWVTTTSDTSLVEIYLWAIGDVGTCCTLDLRSTNCSTLSDSPTMGDTAAQEICVMDISDTTICISGQPFPTPTLRGDVNCDGVVNILDITKLERCLLGLDSDCYCNWANADANQDGKVSSADITAIERIILGLPSAPAPTKITTPEEIAKLKMRGVATRELTLSVSEVKGFDTLQCDLSYDPARVRIEKVEAGSLTQGARLLSNIQNEQGRLRVLLNMPGVSGVSGSGDLLKITLASVASAGDISIKEITLGSNQAIELPFELLNSEVRPIRSFLSQNYPNPLNPEAWIPFGLSQSAKVVINIYSLSGQLVRTLDLGEKAVGIYEVKEKAAYWDGKDNQGYEVASGVYLYQLKAGDFTSTRKMIVLK
- a CDS encoding cob(I)yrinic acid a,c-diamide adenosyltransferase, coding for MRKGLTQIYTGEGKGKTTAAIGQIIRALGRGLTVCLVQFLKPGSSGELSPLRKLGIRVIQSQQRYRFPHPTEEERSRVKSEINSLLQEVNRLLTGRQYDVIVLDEINNCLHLGLVEPEVILDLISQKPDKVELILTGRYAPAEVMERADLVTEMVPLKHPYDQGIPAREGIEY
- a CDS encoding glycoside hydrolase family 57 protein codes for the protein MTKKPLYLAFLWHMHQPYYKDNFSGRCILPWVRLHGIKDYYDMAAILEEYPQIHQTFNLTPSLMEQIEGYLEGKTEDDHLCLSRKPASKLNKDDKRFILDSFFMAHWDNMVRVHPRYRELLERRGEDAGGREKALKEFSVQDFRDLQVWFNLAWFDPFFKTRDETIKALIEKDRNFTEADKRAVLEKQMEVMARILPIYQKLQEAGQIEVSVTPYYHSILPLLCDTDITLRAMPEAPLPRNRFVHPEDAEIQVEAAISYYKKHFNRPPRGMWPAEGSVSEAIIPMMAKRGINWIATDEAILANTLKNSPDFSEFSFHVKFQPYRIRIGEYQIDCIFRDTTLSNLLSFEYWQWDTEEAVADLMGRLHVIRKIVNNFPGDHLVAIIMDGENAWEYYENDGWDFLGLLYQKLSADLWIKTVTASEYLKDHPPAETLPRLFPGSWINNNFKIWIGHEEDNTAWNYLYAARQALVKFEQEAKGQADQKAREQAWQEIYIAEGSDWCWWYGEEHGSYNDREFDLLFRTHLMNVYRLIGQEIPTYLSQPIIKVTHHGREFSTMR